The sequence below is a genomic window from Polyangiaceae bacterium.
GTCAGTGTTCACGGAACAGGTAAGCCTCACGCCGGTAGACACTCGCGGATACCCTGTGTAGGCCGGAGCCGCATCGGGCCGTGATTCTTGGGGCGGCGGTTCGTTTCGAGTTCGACTGCATCCGACCAGAAGCAGTGCGACGGCCACGGTTCCAACGACGGCAGTCTTCATGGGTACACCTCGTTCCCGCTTGCTCGCACGATCCCCACTTCGAGGTCGTAGCTGTCCTCGCAAGAGCCCTGAGCCTGTGCCAGGCGCACACCTACAAACCAGCGATGATAGAGGTTGCCCGGTGGATCGCCGGGTCCGTCTCCAGCGATGAAGGTCACGTTCGCACTCGGCTGCGGATTGTCGATGTTCGATTGCGGCGTGGCGCCGGTCGAATCTGGTTGCGGATAGAGCTGACGCGCTTTCGAGCAGTTCTTGGGTACGCCCTCCTCGAAGGCGCAGGGGCCCTCGCGGTAGAGCCGCACTTCGAACTTGCTGCCGCCGCTACCGGAGATATTGTAGTGCAGGGTGTCGCCGGCGGCCGCGCGCTCGTTCACGGCGAAGAAGTCTTCTTCTCCCGTGCACACGCTGCCGGTGATCACCCGCCCGTAGCGCCTTCCGACTCCAATCAAGTTCATGGCGGCATTGCCGCCAAGCTTGCTGACGTCCTGCGCGTTGTGGCTCCCCGTCTGTTCTTGGCCACGGCCGAAACCGTATTGCGCGAAGGTCCGCCGGATGCGTTCGCGGGATGCGGTGAAGTTCCATCCTTCGGTCTTGGAGAGTTGTTCCGTGTCCGCAGCCATGATGTCGATGAGATCGTGCAACGTCGGTGGCGTGCTCTTGGCTTCCGTCCAGGTGTAGAGCAAAAGCTGAGCGAGCCGGTCATGGCCCACATCCCAGTCTGCTCCGCCGCCGGTCGACGGCTGGCCGAGCGGGGTCCCGAGCGCGAAAGTCTCGACCTCGCTGGTCGGAAGCTGGGGATTGAAGCCGCCGGTGACCAGCAGCTTGCAGACGCCACCCAGCAGCGTGGAGTTCGCCTCGTAGGTGTCGAGCCCTGGCAGCAGCACCTGACTCTGCTGCCCAGCCCAGTACGTGTACACCAGGTTAGAGGGCAAGTTCGAAGCGCCGGGACCGAAGCTGTCATGAGGATTTGCGAGATTCGGGAAACCGAGCGCGACCTTCGTCGGGTCCTCGTAGTCTCCCGCGGAAAGGTGGAAGGGCGCTTCGGGACCCAAGATCTGGTACTGCGGACCCAGCTCGTTCGGCAGGTTCGGGGGCAGGTTGGCCAGGCGCGCGTCGTTGAGCGCCACCATTGCCAAACAGTCCGCCAAGCCTTCGTCGATCGTCTTCATCTCGCTGTTGTCGGAGGGATTGGTGGCCGTGGCGTCGTAGTAGACCGAGTGCGCGAACTCGTGCGCAACGAACGAAGCACCGGCGCTGGTGCGGAATACTGGCCCAGGCCTCCCGAGTTTCACGATTCCGTTGCCTTCGAGAACCCCCGTCGGAAAGGTCGTCGGCTCGTACGGTATGTACTTGGCGAAGTCCTTCTTGTACTGGTTGGTATACTGCGCCACGTAGCGCACGGGCTGTCCTCCTGCCACGCGGGAGACGTAGCCTCGCTTCTTCAACGTGCGTACTGCCCGTTCTCCCCAGAACTGGGAGCTGACTGCGTGCTCGACGCCCGTGGGGTTCTGCGGGTCGATCTCCTCGAACCAGATGTCGTCGTTGTCGCGGAACATGGAGCTCAGGCCCACGTCCAGAGTATCGGCCCGCAACGTGATCACATCTTGGGCCCCAATAAGCCGCTCCGGACGCTCGTTGCACGAGACCATCGCGTAGGGACGATCGAGATACGGATCTTCGCCGGCATACAACTCGGCCCAAGAATAGCGCGCCGTCGAAATGTACCTCCCAACGCCTTCTGGGTCCGTTCCGTACCCGTCAAACACCCAACAAAGCACCAGGTTCAAGATGGGATAGAGCTGCGGTATCGGAATGGCCTTGTACGTGTCGGCCGGGTCGCCGCCAGGGTCGAAGTTCCCGTCGAAGGTCAGAGGTTTCAGCTCGCGGACCTCGCCCGTGAACCCGTCGATCAACACGTCGATGGCCTGTGACACGGCGGCATCGGGATTGATGAGTCGTACCCGCCACGCGTCGCGATCGTTTGCCCGCCGAACCATGGACCGTGGCCGAGCACCGCCAAGAGGTGCGGGCTTGCGGAGCACCTGCAGCTCCGGCGGAGAAGTTGGCGCCACGGCCAGCTCCCCGGCCCCGGTTTCTCGCGCGTAGTCGATGGCGGTGAGCGCTGCCTCATCCGCGAGCACCTCCAGAGCAGGCGGCTCGAGGTCGGGCTGGAAGGAGCTGGTGACCAGCGAGACCGTGCTGGGATCGACGCCGAAGTGAACGCTGACGCGAGCGTTCATGACGCGGGCTGCGGGCGCGTCTGGACTCGCTTGGAACATGTGCTGAAAGCCGGCGGCGCGAGCATCGGGGTTGCCCGGTAGGGGCACGAGCTGGTCGACGTCCGTGCGAGCACCGAGCAGGTCGCGGAACTCCCGGCTCTGCACGAGCGCGCGCAGCGCTCGTTCGCGCTCGGCGTAGACTCGGCTCGCTATCGAGGGTGGAAGCTTTCGCACTCGCGCCACCTGCAGCCACGTCCGCGCGAAGCGGCTCAGCCCCGGCAGCGGCAGCGCTGGCTCCCAAGTGATGACCCGGACGTTGTCTCCGAGCTCATCCCGCGATGGGGCGGGGAGGGCGTGGGTCACCCGTGGAAAGAAGACGAACGCGATGGCGACGAACAGCAGAAGGGCTCTGCGGCTCTGCGGCTCTGCGGCTCTGCGGCTCTGCGGCTCTGCGGCTCTGCGGCTCTGCGGCATTGCTACTCCCCTTGGGCAGGCCGAATAACCCCACCCATCCACGAAGCCTATCCCGCGCTGCCGTCGCGGTCAACGTGAGAACACACGCACACCGGGACCTACACGCGACTCACTTCCTGCGGCTGCACCGCGACATGATGTTGAACAAGTGGTCAACGTGCTGCGACGGGAACTGTCGCAGGCGCGGTCAAGAGCAGCAGGGATTGCCGACGCAGGGTGGGACCGCGGCGCAGACGTTGGGGCCCGAGCAGCAGGTGCCGGCGGGCGTCTTGCACTGGTCGGCGCAACCGCCGCCGCCGCCGGAACCGCCGGAGCTCGACCCGCCCGTTGCTCCGGTACCCGCGCTGGCGCCGGTGCCGGCGAAGCCGGCGTAGGCGCCGCCGCCGCCGCTGCCGCCGCCGGGATCCACGCACTGGCCACCGCTGCACACGCGGCTGCCCTTGCAGTCCGTGTCCTTCTTGCAGCCGCCGTCGTCGCTCGAGCACGCGCCGAGGGATGCGGTCAGAGCGGCGAGCAGCGCCGAAGCGAACGCCAAGCGTCGAGACATCGCGCGCAGTGTAGCACCGCGCGCCGTCCGCGAGTTCCCGCGGCGGACCGTCAAGAAATGCACGAAGCTCCTGAGCCCTGAAAGTGGGGTACGCTCCCCGCCGGAGGCACTCGTGCTCGTCGATACCATCAAGAAACGCATCATGGCCGCCATGAAGGCAAAGAACGATCTCGAGAAGGAGGTCCTGCGCGTCGCCCTGGGGGACATCCAGACGGAAGAAGCGCGCGGCACCGAGATCACCGACGCCTACTGCGAGAAGGTCCTGAAGAAGCTGGTCAAGAGCAACCGCGAGACGCTGGACAACGTGACGGACGCGGCCCAGCGCGCGACGCTGGAGCAGGAGATCGTGATCCTCGAGTCTCTGTTGCCGAAGACGCTGTCGCCCGAGGAGATCGCGGCGCAGCTCGCGCCCGTGCACGAGCAGATCCGTGCGGCGGGCAACGACGGGCAAGCTACCGGCGTGGCCATGAAGCACCTGAAGGGTGCCGGCATCGCGGCGGATGGCAAGGACGTGGCCGCCGCGGTCAAGAGCTTGCGCAGTTAAGGCGCGAGCTTCGCGATCAGC
It includes:
- a CDS encoding GatB/YqeY domain-containing protein — translated: MLVDTIKKRIMAAMKAKNDLEKEVLRVALGDIQTEEARGTEITDAYCEKVLKKLVKSNRETLDNVTDAAQRATLEQEIVILESLLPKTLSPEEIAAQLAPVHEQIRAAGNDGQATGVAMKHLKGAGIAADGKDVAAAVKSLRS